Proteins co-encoded in one Bradyrhizobium sp. 170 genomic window:
- the glgB gene encoding 1,4-alpha-glucan branching protein GlgB — MTKLPAEAYAIIEGKHSDPFRYLGLHSEGGHTVVRAFIPEASNVEAIGEHGETAPLQRIHDAGLFAGALPNGSKRYQLRARFGENVVDLDDPYRFPPVLSDFDLYLLGEGTHRRIYDKLGAHPMTLDGVDGVAFVVLAPNAKAVSVVGDFNFWNARRHPMRVRGVGYWELFVPHAHAGDRYKFDITDSDGRHLPLKSDPVAFAAEVRPSTASIVVDESRIPHPRAAPSGINAVGAPISIYEVHLGSWRRKNGNEWLSYRDLAEQLPAYAKDMGFTHIEFLPVSEHPFDGSWGYQPTGLYAPTSRFGTPEDFSALVDACHREGVGVWLDWVPGHFPDDPHGLGYFDGTALYEHANPLQGRHLDWGTLIYNYGRTEVVNFLVSNALFWFDRYGVDGLRVDAVASMLYLDYSRPAGEWIPNRHGGRENLEAIEFLRRFNIELFGHFPEATTAAEESTAWPQVSQPVEYGGLGFGFKWNMGWMHDTLKYIGKDPVYRKHHHGDILFGLHYAFSENFILPLSHDEVVHGKRSILGRMPGDEWQRFANLRAYYSFMFGHPGKKLLFMGCEFGQEREWNHDHSLDWHLLGQRRHSGIQNLIRDLNHLYRAVPALHEMDCNQAGFEWVITHDSGNNLFAWLRKGYDAHARCLVVVNFSPNVYHNYRVRVPFAGKWKEALNSDSAHYGGSNVGNVGEVHTLEGSIPELSLTIPPLAAIFLVPES; from the coding sequence ATGACCAAGCTGCCCGCCGAGGCCTACGCCATCATCGAAGGCAAGCATTCCGATCCGTTTCGCTATCTCGGCTTGCACAGCGAAGGCGGCCATACCGTGGTGCGCGCTTTCATCCCCGAAGCTTCCAACGTGGAGGCGATCGGCGAGCATGGCGAGACGGCGCCGCTTCAACGGATTCACGATGCCGGGCTGTTTGCAGGCGCGCTGCCGAACGGCTCCAAACGCTATCAGCTCCGCGCCCGCTTCGGCGAGAACGTCGTCGATCTCGACGATCCCTATCGTTTTCCGCCCGTGCTCAGCGACTTCGATCTTTATCTGCTGGGTGAAGGTACCCACCGGCGGATCTACGACAAGCTCGGCGCGCATCCGATGACGCTCGATGGCGTCGATGGCGTGGCGTTCGTGGTGCTGGCGCCGAACGCCAAGGCCGTCAGCGTGGTCGGCGATTTCAATTTCTGGAATGCGCGGCGGCATCCGATGCGGGTGCGCGGCGTCGGCTATTGGGAATTGTTCGTGCCCCATGCCCACGCCGGCGACCGCTACAAGTTCGACATCACCGACTCCGACGGACGGCATCTGCCACTGAAATCCGATCCGGTGGCATTTGCGGCGGAGGTCCGGCCCTCAACGGCCTCGATCGTCGTCGACGAAAGCAGAATCCCGCATCCGCGCGCCGCGCCGTCGGGCATCAACGCGGTGGGCGCGCCGATCTCGATCTACGAGGTGCATCTCGGCTCCTGGCGACGCAAGAACGGCAACGAATGGCTGAGCTATCGCGACCTCGCCGAACAGCTTCCGGCCTATGCGAAAGATATGGGCTTTACCCATATCGAGTTTCTGCCCGTCAGCGAGCATCCGTTCGATGGATCATGGGGCTATCAGCCGACCGGCCTGTACGCACCGACCAGCCGGTTTGGCACGCCGGAAGACTTTTCCGCCCTCGTCGATGCCTGCCATCGCGAGGGGGTCGGCGTATGGCTCGACTGGGTGCCCGGACATTTCCCCGACGATCCGCATGGGCTCGGCTATTTCGACGGCACCGCGCTCTATGAGCACGCCAATCCGCTGCAGGGCCGCCACCTCGACTGGGGCACGCTGATCTACAATTACGGCCGCACCGAAGTGGTGAACTTCCTGGTCTCCAATGCGCTGTTCTGGTTCGATCGCTACGGCGTCGACGGCCTGCGCGTCGATGCCGTCGCCTCGATGCTCTATCTCGACTACAGCCGGCCCGCCGGCGAGTGGATTCCGAACCGGCATGGCGGCCGGGAAAACCTCGAAGCCATCGAATTCCTGCGCCGCTTCAACATCGAACTGTTCGGACATTTTCCTGAGGCCACCACGGCCGCGGAAGAATCCACCGCATGGCCGCAGGTCTCGCAGCCGGTCGAATATGGCGGGCTCGGCTTCGGCTTCAAATGGAACATGGGCTGGATGCACGACACGCTGAAATATATCGGCAAGGATCCGGTGTACCGGAAGCACCATCACGGAGACATCCTGTTCGGCCTGCATTACGCATTTTCGGAGAATTTCATTCTGCCGCTGTCGCATGACGAAGTCGTGCACGGCAAACGCTCGATCCTCGGCCGCATGCCGGGCGATGAATGGCAGCGGTTTGCAAACCTGCGCGCCTACTACAGCTTCATGTTCGGCCATCCCGGCAAGAAGCTGTTGTTCATGGGCTGCGAGTTCGGCCAGGAGCGCGAATGGAATCACGATCATTCGCTCGACTGGCACCTCTTGGGACAACGCCGCCATAGCGGCATCCAGAACCTGATCCGCGACCTCAACCACCTCTATCGCGCCGTGCCGGCGCTGCACGAGATGGACTGCAACCAGGCGGGGTTTGAATGGGTGATCACCCATGATTCCGGCAACAACCTCTTTGCCTGGCTGCGCAAGGGTTACGACGCGCACGCGCGCTGTCTCGTGGTCGTGAATTTCTCGCCGAACGTCTATCACAATTACCGCGTCCGGGTGCCGTTCGCCGGCAAGTGGAAGGAAGCACTCAATTCCGATTCCGCCCATTATGGCGGCAGCAATGTCGGCAATGTCGGCGAAGTCCACACCCTCGAAGGCAGCATCCCCGAGCTCAGCCTGACCATCCCGCCGCTGGCCGCGATCTTTCTCGTACCGGAAAGCTGA
- the treY gene encoding malto-oligosyltrehalose synthase, translating to MPPAIPIATYRLQLSADFDFDAAASVVPYLKALGITHLYASPFMRARKGSTHGYDVTDHARFNPELGGETGFERLSAVLRQHDLGLILDFVPNHVGVHYDDNPWWLDVLEWGPASPHAASFDIDWEQLPYRARGGVLLPIIGSSYGQALENGEIELRYDAGEGSFSAWYFEHRLPIAPERYGEILRMIVKEAGAEESVPGKAMLALASRYQGPRRPNRKEAPAFKAELKGIAGASDIIARGLEAYRAGADRTAATLSLHHLLERQHYKLGHWRLASSDINYRRFFDINMLAGLRVEDAGTFEAIHRLVKRLIAEGKLGGLRLDHIDGLRDPVQYFQRLRRLVREAQGDRGGPFYLVIEKILGEHEKLPSFSGVHGTTGYEWLNAITQVLTDGSGLEPLDEIWRQLSNQSPKLEPILRDAKRRVLETLLTSEFTVLTRLLARIASGHYSTRDYSADSLRQALELYVLHFPVYRTYLTSSGLSAHDRQLISGTIERARADWFAADDGIFDFLRDTLTMDLIKPGRAHHSAPRVRRFALKVQQFTGPMMAKSLEDTTFYRYHRLLALNEVGGDPAATALSAGEFHGMMRARVSEWPHGMTATATHDTKRGEDARARIMALAEIPGEWTSAVARWKLLNAPHLSVDGDLRAPSATFEYMLYQALLGAWQPDDTSFAERMQEYALKAAREGKQETSWLNPHAAYEAGVKGFIEKILDPSLSGEFLNSLQTLAQRLSLLGALNSLSQITLKAMMPGVPDFYQGTELWDYSLVDPDNRRPVDFAERAGRLDALEKPDWDRLVEKWPSGHLKLAWTRHLLKLRTELADVFTDGDYEPLEVSGPHRDHFIAFARRRGREAAVTVVTRWFAPLTDSGRHWPGPEKYDAALNVEGYAVEGFADADAKQLRLSDLLTHLPIAVLKARFTGAVKPPRKRART from the coding sequence ATGCCCCCGGCGATCCCGATCGCGACTTACCGCCTGCAATTGTCGGCGGATTTCGATTTCGACGCCGCCGCTTCCGTGGTGCCTTACCTGAAGGCGCTCGGCATCACCCATCTCTATGCCTCACCCTTCATGCGGGCCCGCAAGGGCAGCACGCATGGCTACGACGTCACCGACCACGCCCGGTTCAATCCGGAGCTCGGCGGCGAAACCGGCTTCGAGCGGCTGAGCGCCGTGCTGCGGCAACACGATCTCGGGCTGATCCTCGATTTCGTGCCCAACCATGTCGGCGTGCACTATGACGATAATCCATGGTGGCTCGACGTGCTGGAATGGGGTCCCGCCTCGCCGCACGCCGCATCCTTCGACATCGACTGGGAGCAGTTGCCATACCGCGCCCGCGGCGGCGTGCTGCTGCCGATCATCGGCTCGTCCTACGGCCAGGCGCTGGAAAATGGCGAGATCGAGCTTCGCTATGACGCCGGCGAAGGCAGCTTTTCGGCGTGGTATTTCGAGCATCGGTTGCCGATCGCGCCGGAGCGTTATGGCGAAATCCTGCGCATGATCGTCAAGGAGGCGGGCGCGGAGGAAAGCGTGCCCGGCAAGGCGATGCTTGCGCTGGCCTCCCGTTATCAGGGACCGCGACGCCCCAACCGCAAGGAAGCGCCTGCCTTCAAGGCCGAACTGAAAGGCATCGCGGGAGCCTCTGACATCATCGCCCGGGGGCTGGAAGCCTATCGCGCCGGAGCGGATCGCACCGCGGCAACGCTTTCGCTGCATCATCTGCTGGAGCGCCAGCACTACAAGCTCGGTCATTGGCGGCTCGCTTCCAGCGACATCAACTACCGGCGCTTCTTCGACATCAATATGCTGGCGGGCCTGCGCGTCGAGGACGCCGGGACCTTCGAGGCGATCCATCGGCTGGTCAAACGGCTGATCGCGGAGGGAAAGCTCGGGGGGTTGCGGCTCGACCACATCGATGGCCTGCGCGATCCCGTCCAGTATTTTCAGCGCCTGCGCCGGCTGGTCCGCGAGGCACAGGGTGATCGCGGCGGCCCGTTCTACCTCGTGATCGAGAAAATTCTCGGCGAGCACGAAAAACTGCCTTCGTTCAGCGGCGTTCATGGCACGACGGGTTATGAGTGGCTGAACGCAATCACCCAGGTGCTGACCGACGGAAGCGGCCTGGAGCCGCTCGACGAGATCTGGCGGCAGCTCAGCAACCAATCGCCAAAACTCGAACCGATCCTGCGGGACGCAAAACGCCGCGTGCTGGAAACGCTGCTGACCAGCGAGTTCACGGTGCTGACGCGCCTGCTGGCCCGGATTGCCAGCGGACATTACTCCACCCGCGACTATTCCGCCGACAGCCTGCGGCAGGCGCTCGAACTCTACGTGCTGCACTTCCCGGTGTATCGCACCTACCTGACATCCTCAGGGCTATCAGCGCATGATCGCCAGTTGATATCAGGGACGATCGAACGGGCGCGCGCCGACTGGTTTGCCGCCGACGACGGCATCTTCGACTTTCTCCGCGACACCCTGACGATGGACCTGATCAAGCCCGGGCGCGCGCACCACAGCGCGCCGCGCGTGAGACGTTTCGCGTTGAAGGTGCAGCAGTTCACCGGCCCCATGATGGCGAAGTCGCTGGAGGACACGACGTTCTACCGCTACCATCGCCTGCTCGCGCTCAATGAGGTCGGCGGCGATCCGGCCGCAACAGCGCTTTCGGCCGGCGAATTTCACGGGATGATGCGGGCTCGCGTCAGCGAATGGCCGCATGGCATGACGGCAACCGCGACGCATGACACCAAGCGCGGCGAGGACGCGCGGGCGCGCATCATGGCGCTGGCGGAAATTCCGGGGGAATGGACCAGCGCGGTGGCCCGATGGAAGCTGCTCAATGCGCCGCATCTTTCGGTCGATGGCGATTTGCGCGCGCCGTCGGCAACGTTCGAATACATGCTGTATCAGGCGCTGCTCGGGGCATGGCAGCCGGACGACACCTCGTTTGCGGAGCGGATGCAGGAGTATGCGCTGAAGGCCGCGCGCGAGGGCAAACAGGAAACGAGCTGGCTCAATCCCCACGCGGCCTATGAGGCGGGCGTAAAGGGTTTCATCGAAAAAATTCTCGATCCTTCGCTCTCAGGCGAATTCCTGAACTCCCTGCAAACGCTGGCGCAGCGGCTGTCGCTGCTGGGCGCACTGAACTCGCTCAGCCAGATCACGCTGAAGGCCATGATGCCGGGCGTGCCGGATTTCTATCAGGGCACGGAGCTCTGGGATTATTCACTGGTCGATCCCGACAACCGGCGGCCGGTCGACTTTGCCGAACGCGCAGGGCGGCTCGACGCGCTGGAGAAACCGGATTGGGACCGGCTGGTCGAGAAGTGGCCGAGCGGTCATCTGAAGCTGGCCTGGACACGGCATCTGCTCAAGCTTCGGACCGAACTCGCCGATGTATTCACGGACGGCGATTACGAGCCATTGGAAGTGAGCGGACCGCATCGCGATCATTTCATCGCTTTCGCCCGGCGGCGAGGCCGCGAGGCCGCGGTCACCGTGGTCACGCGCTGGTTCGCGCCGTTGACCGACAGCGGCAGGCATTGGCCTGGTCCGGAGAAATATGACGCCGCGCTGAACGTCGAAGGCTATGCGGTGGAAGGCTTTGCCGATGCCGATGCCAAACAATTGCGCCTGTCCGACCTGCTGACGCATCTACCGATCGCCGTGCTGAAAGCAAGATTCACCGGCGCGGTAAAGCCGCCGCGCAAACGTGCGCGCACCTAG
- the treZ gene encoding malto-oligosyltrehalose trehalohydrolase, giving the protein MNDRQFGPCLANYGTRFRLWAPAANRVEVMLEQPHAMKRGEDGWFTADIAGVKAGARYKFRIDDEIDVPDPASAFQPDDVFGPSEVIDHEAYPWRATNWRGQPWQEAVIVEAHVGTFTKEGSYRAMIDRLDHLVETGITALELMPLADFAGSRNWGYDGVLWYAPDSAYGRPEDLKALIDEAHLRGLMVMLDVVYNHFGPEGNYLGRYAPSFFTEAHTPWGSAIDYRVKEVRAFAIGNALHWLRDYRFDGLRLDAVNSIVEPGGLSLLHDLSAAAGQLAAETGRHIHVVLENGDNRASILDATQDPPQGKYRAQWNDDYHHAWRVLMTGEKQGYYIDYQRSPRSDIARSLSSGFVYQGELSTFRRGKRGEPSRHLAPIAFINFLQNHDQIGNRALGDRLEGNADARMIEAALQVLLIAPHVPMLFMGEEWGSTVPFPFFCDFGGDLADAVRKGRRVELAWAYAEYGDEVPDALAASTRDSAVLDWDRREAPAGRKRLTLVRELLRTRKQQIVPRLVGAAFGKAQVADDGLLTADWRMGDGATLRLLANLSDQAISHAPGGPAGTLIWGSELGGSVPPWTVLWRIG; this is encoded by the coding sequence ATGAATGACCGGCAATTCGGCCCGTGTCTGGCAAATTACGGCACGCGGTTTCGGCTGTGGGCGCCGGCGGCCAACCGCGTCGAGGTGATGCTGGAGCAACCTCACGCGATGAAGCGCGGCGAGGACGGCTGGTTCACCGCCGACATCGCCGGCGTGAAGGCCGGCGCGCGCTACAAATTCCGCATCGATGACGAGATCGACGTGCCGGATCCGGCGTCGGCGTTTCAGCCCGATGACGTCTTTGGCCCCAGCGAAGTGATCGATCACGAAGCCTATCCATGGCGCGCTACGAACTGGCGCGGACAGCCGTGGCAGGAGGCCGTGATCGTCGAGGCCCATGTCGGCACCTTCACCAAGGAAGGCAGCTATCGCGCGATGATCGACAGGCTCGATCATCTCGTTGAAACCGGCATCACCGCGCTGGAATTGATGCCACTGGCGGACTTCGCGGGCTCCCGAAACTGGGGCTATGACGGCGTGTTGTGGTACGCGCCCGACAGCGCCTATGGACGGCCCGAAGATCTCAAGGCGCTGATCGACGAGGCGCATCTGCGCGGGCTGATGGTGATGCTCGACGTGGTCTACAACCATTTCGGCCCCGAAGGAAATTATCTTGGCCGCTATGCGCCTTCCTTCTTCACGGAGGCGCACACGCCCTGGGGCAGCGCGATCGATTATCGCGTGAAAGAAGTCCGCGCCTTCGCGATCGGGAACGCGCTGCACTGGCTGCGCGACTATCGCTTCGACGGGCTGCGGCTCGATGCCGTCAACTCTATCGTCGAGCCGGGTGGGCTGTCGCTGCTGCACGATCTCAGCGCCGCCGCCGGCCAGCTTGCCGCAGAAACCGGCCGGCACATTCACGTCGTGCTGGAGAACGGCGACAACCGCGCCAGCATTCTGGACGCCACGCAGGACCCGCCGCAGGGCAAATACCGCGCGCAGTGGAACGACGATTATCATCACGCCTGGCGCGTGCTGATGACCGGCGAAAAGCAGGGTTATTATATCGACTACCAGCGCTCGCCTAGGTCTGACATCGCGCGCTCGCTGTCATCAGGCTTCGTCTATCAGGGCGAGTTATCTACGTTCCGGCGCGGCAAGCGTGGCGAACCGAGCCGCCATCTGGCACCGATCGCCTTCATCAATTTCCTGCAGAACCACGACCAGATCGGCAATCGCGCGTTGGGTGACCGCCTCGAAGGCAATGCCGACGCGCGGATGATCGAGGCGGCGCTTCAGGTCCTGCTGATCGCACCTCACGTTCCCATGCTGTTCATGGGCGAGGAATGGGGCTCAACTGTCCCCTTCCCGTTCTTCTGCGATTTCGGCGGCGATCTCGCCGATGCCGTGCGCAAGGGCCGTCGCGTTGAACTGGCCTGGGCCTATGCGGAATATGGCGATGAGGTCCCCGACGCGCTCGCGGCTTCCACGAGGGACTCTGCGGTGCTCGACTGGGACAGGCGCGAGGCGCCCGCGGGACGAAAACGTCTGACGCTGGTGCGCGAACTGCTGCGAACTCGGAAGCAACAGATTGTACCCCGACTGGTCGGCGCCGCTTTCGGGAAGGCTCAGGTGGCAGACGATGGTTTGCTGACGGCCGATTGGCGGATGGGCGATGGCGCCACGCTTCGCCTGCTCGCCAACCTGTCGGACCAGGCCATCAGCCATGCGCCCGGTGGGCCGGCGGGAACCCTGATCTGGGGCAGCGAGTTGGGCGGCAGCGTCCCGCCATGGACGGTGCTCTGGCGCATCGGATAG
- the glgX gene encoding glycogen debranching protein GlgX, with the protein MRLSAGSPARLGASWDGRGTNFALFSANAEKVELCLFDGQGRRELERIELPERNEDVWHGYLNDVSPGQLYGYRVHGPYAPERGHRFNANKLLLDPYAKRIAGRLVWSDAHFGYRTGSAREDLSFDRRDNARGMPKAVVVDETFNWGRREIRPNIAWEDTIIYEAHVKGLTQKRGDVAPGWRGTYGGLCSPAMIDHLKRLGVTTIELLPIHGLIDDRVLVERKLANYWGYNTLAFFAPEPRYAQDNALDAFRTTVARLHDAGIEVMLDVVYNHTAEGNHLGPTLSFRGIDNASYYWLSKDNPRYYDDFTGCGSSVNLAHPRVLQMVMDSLRYWVEVCHVDGFRFDLATTLARTPNGFDRNSSFLTAVRQDPVLATVKLVAEPWDLGMGGYQVGAFPSQWSEWNDRYRSAMRRYWSGEGSLIGDVSRRMTASSDLFHHDNRATRAGVNHITVHDGFTLADLFSYNDKHNEANGEDNRDGSNDNHSNNCGHEGPTHDAAIVALRRQLRKNQLACLFLAQGTPLLLAGDEVGNSQNGNNNAYCQDNETGWVNWDNLGKPGDDLTDFVGHMTTLRRRFAQLRCQRWLSGRRKDGSYGVLWLTPAAEEMQEADWNFPEGRFLAYVLGPMEQGQPPIFIVLNAAPEEIAFKLPAMPEYKNWHQVLNTTEAVLSPTAFASGAASSAPPRSVLAFAGMA; encoded by the coding sequence ATGCGATTGTCCGCGGGAAGCCCCGCCCGCCTAGGTGCAAGCTGGGACGGACGGGGCACCAACTTTGCGCTGTTCTCGGCCAATGCGGAGAAGGTCGAGCTTTGCCTGTTCGACGGTCAGGGCCGCCGCGAACTCGAGCGGATCGAACTGCCCGAGCGCAACGAGGACGTCTGGCACGGCTATCTCAACGACGTCTCGCCCGGGCAGCTTTATGGCTATCGCGTCCACGGCCCCTATGCGCCCGAGCGCGGCCACCGCTTCAACGCCAACAAGCTGCTGCTCGATCCCTATGCCAAGCGGATCGCCGGCCGGCTGGTGTGGAGCGACGCGCATTTCGGCTATCGAACGGGAAGCGCACGCGAGGATCTTTCGTTCGACCGCCGCGACAATGCCCGCGGCATGCCGAAGGCGGTCGTGGTCGACGAGACCTTCAACTGGGGCCGCCGCGAGATACGGCCGAACATCGCCTGGGAAGACACCATCATCTACGAGGCCCACGTCAAGGGCCTGACGCAAAAGCGGGGCGACGTCGCGCCGGGCTGGCGCGGCACCTATGGTGGGCTGTGCTCGCCGGCGATGATCGACCATCTGAAGCGGCTCGGCGTCACCACCATCGAATTGCTGCCGATCCACGGGCTGATCGACGACCGCGTGCTGGTCGAGCGGAAGCTTGCGAATTACTGGGGCTACAACACGCTGGCGTTCTTCGCGCCGGAGCCGCGCTATGCGCAGGACAACGCGCTCGACGCGTTCCGCACCACGGTGGCGCGGCTGCACGACGCCGGCATCGAGGTGATGCTCGATGTCGTCTATAACCACACCGCCGAGGGCAACCATCTCGGCCCGACGCTGAGTTTCCGCGGCATCGACAACGCGTCCTATTACTGGCTCAGCAAGGACAACCCGCGCTACTATGACGACTTCACCGGCTGCGGCAGCTCGGTCAACCTCGCCCATCCGCGCGTGCTGCAGATGGTGATGGACTCGCTGCGCTACTGGGTCGAGGTCTGTCACGTCGACGGTTTCCGCTTCGACCTCGCCACCACGCTGGCGCGGACGCCGAACGGCTTCGACCGCAACTCCTCGTTTCTGACCGCGGTGCGGCAGGACCCGGTGCTGGCAACCGTCAAGCTGGTCGCCGAACCATGGGATCTCGGCATGGGCGGCTATCAGGTCGGCGCGTTTCCATCGCAGTGGTCGGAATGGAATGACCGCTATCGCAGCGCGATGCGGCGTTACTGGAGCGGCGAAGGCAGCCTGATCGGCGACGTATCGCGCCGGATGACCGCCTCATCCGACCTGTTCCATCACGACAACCGCGCGACGCGCGCCGGCGTCAATCACATCACCGTCCATGACGGATTCACGCTGGCCGATCTGTTCAGCTACAACGACAAGCACAACGAAGCCAACGGCGAGGACAATCGCGACGGCTCAAACGACAACCACAGCAACAATTGCGGCCATGAGGGCCCGACCCACGACGCCGCGATCGTTGCGCTGCGCCGGCAGCTCCGCAAGAACCAGCTCGCCTGCCTGTTCCTCGCGCAAGGTACGCCCTTGCTGCTGGCTGGCGACGAGGTCGGCAATTCGCAGAACGGCAACAACAACGCCTATTGCCAGGACAACGAGACCGGCTGGGTGAATTGGGACAATCTCGGCAAGCCAGGCGACGACCTCACCGATTTCGTCGGCCACATGACGACCCTGCGCCGGCGCTTCGCGCAACTGCGCTGCCAGCGCTGGCTCTCCGGGCGCCGCAAGGATGGCTCCTACGGCGTGCTATGGCTGACGCCGGCGGCCGAGGAGATGCAGGAAGCCGACTGGAATTTTCCGGAAGGACGGTTCCTCGCCTACGTACTGGGGCCGATGGAACAAGGTCAGCCGCCGATCTTTATCGTGCTGAACGCCGCCCCCGAAGAGATCGCTTTCAAATTGCCTGCGATGCCCGAGTACAAGAACTGGCACCAAGTGCTGAACACGACTGAGGCCGTGCTGAGCCCCACCGCATTCGCTTCGGGCGCCGCGTCCAGCGCGCCGCCGCGGTCGGTGCTTGCCTTTGCGGGCATGGCATGA
- a CDS encoding polyhydroxyalkanoic acid system family protein, with the protein MTKPLVVSIPHSLGRDEAMRRLKTGLSRAASGVPVLSVDEERWEDNRMIFRVRALGQAAAGHVDVAEDHVQVEVVLPWLLQRFAEVAQTAIQNRGKLLLTKKS; encoded by the coding sequence TTCCGCATAGCCTCGGACGCGACGAAGCCATGCGCCGCCTGAAGACCGGGCTGTCGCGCGCCGCCTCCGGCGTACCGGTGCTGAGCGTCGATGAGGAGCGATGGGAAGACAACCGCATGATCTTCCGCGTTCGCGCGCTAGGCCAGGCGGCGGCCGGCCATGTCGACGTGGCGGAAGATCACGTGCAGGTGGAAGTCGTGCTGCCATGGCTGTTGCAGCGCTTTGCCGAGGTGGCCCAGACTGCGATCCAGAACCGCGGCAAGCTGTTGCTGACCAAGAAAAGCTGA